Proteins encoded together in one Anaerobaca lacustris window:
- a CDS encoding family 16 glycoside hydrolase, producing the protein MGGRSSGSIGWTLFMWAALAATALGQSSQNKGVSYTIDPGKVLNRIDEKVYGHFFEHIYHSANGGLWGELVWNRSFEENSAGRWSIEDDQLVQSGSGTDLRLVFGDRAWTDYEYTLEAQKTGGAEGFLILFRAASDQDYYWYNIGGWGNVRHQLEKGSGGGRRSVGRAVNGQIEKGKWYPIRVRCEGNRYQVWLDGERVLDYTDERSPHRAGQVGISTWSTQAKFRNIEVATLDGKTLYEDLPSLGEDKFGAKHWSVVGPGKVSIESDDPLNSNFCVQIDASAGEAVLEQGAFNTRKDEVYAGSLWARGQASNGLTVRLVNNGDTIIAQQKLGAPGNDWKETKFELRPKVSDANATFQVIVPEGGKIWLDQVSMMPRSWEEAGGFRPDLLQAVAEIRAPIIRWPGGCFASPYRWKDGIGPQHKRRVTPREMWDDLDINSLGTDEFIALCRKVGAEPLIVVNIGTPQWNDDADIYDFLQDALDWIEYCNGPATSKWGKVRAANGHPEPYNVKYWEIDNETWGMGIDDYIAAVKRFAPAMRKADPTIELAACGSGSFDLTWNRRMIGGCGELFEYLSIHHYENPDRFADGPYNYERFIRQTGEIIAASANPRMKIYCSEWNAQSTDWRTGLYAGGMLNGFERCGDVYEIGGPALFLRHVSATGWDNAFINFDQSSWFGAPNYVVMQLWRDHYAPSCIAITPESKTLNTVATKSQDGKTLYVKTVNAGESAVAMSLKLAEGFSAVAATMQMVAPGSLDARNTLARPQAVRAEPGEVRIESNTMRLTLPALSAAVVTIEL; encoded by the coding sequence ATGGGTGGACGAAGCAGCGGCTCGATCGGGTGGACCCTTTTCATGTGGGCGGCGTTGGCGGCTACGGCACTGGGCCAGAGCAGCCAGAACAAGGGAGTCTCGTACACGATCGATCCGGGGAAGGTGTTGAACCGGATCGACGAGAAGGTGTACGGGCACTTCTTCGAGCACATCTACCACTCGGCCAACGGCGGGCTATGGGGCGAGTTGGTGTGGAACCGCAGCTTCGAGGAGAACTCGGCGGGCAGGTGGTCGATCGAGGATGACCAGCTCGTCCAGAGCGGCTCGGGCACGGACCTGCGACTCGTGTTCGGGGACCGGGCCTGGACCGACTACGAATACACGCTCGAAGCCCAGAAGACCGGCGGGGCCGAGGGTTTTCTCATCCTGTTCCGCGCCGCGAGCGACCAGGACTATTACTGGTACAACATCGGCGGCTGGGGCAACGTGCGCCACCAGTTGGAGAAAGGTTCCGGCGGCGGACGGCGCAGCGTCGGGCGGGCGGTCAACGGGCAGATCGAGAAGGGCAAATGGTACCCGATCCGCGTCCGCTGCGAGGGCAATCGCTATCAGGTCTGGCTCGACGGCGAGCGGGTGCTGGACTACACCGACGAGCGTTCGCCGCATCGGGCGGGCCAGGTGGGCATCAGCACATGGTCCACTCAGGCGAAGTTCCGCAACATCGAGGTCGCCACACTCGACGGCAAGACGCTGTACGAGGATCTGCCTTCGCTCGGTGAGGACAAGTTCGGCGCCAAGCACTGGAGCGTCGTCGGTCCCGGCAAGGTCAGCATCGAATCCGACGATCCGCTGAACAGTAACTTCTGCGTGCAGATCGATGCTTCGGCAGGCGAGGCGGTGCTGGAGCAGGGCGCGTTCAATACCCGTAAGGACGAAGTGTACGCCGGTTCGCTCTGGGCGCGTGGCCAGGCGTCGAACGGCCTGACGGTGCGCCTCGTCAACAACGGTGATACCATCATCGCCCAGCAGAAGCTCGGCGCACCGGGCAACGACTGGAAGGAGACGAAGTTCGAACTGCGTCCCAAGGTCTCCGACGCCAACGCGACGTTCCAGGTCATCGTGCCCGAAGGCGGCAAGATATGGCTCGACCAGGTGAGCATGATGCCGCGATCGTGGGAGGAGGCCGGCGGCTTCCGGCCCGATCTGCTACAGGCCGTCGCCGAGATTCGCGCGCCGATCATCCGCTGGCCCGGCGGCTGCTTCGCGTCCCCCTACCGCTGGAAGGACGGCATCGGCCCGCAGCACAAGCGTCGCGTGACGCCGCGAGAGATGTGGGACGATCTGGACATCAACAGCCTGGGCACCGATGAGTTCATCGCGCTGTGCCGCAAGGTGGGCGCTGAGCCGCTGATCGTCGTCAACATCGGCACGCCGCAATGGAATGATGACGCCGACATCTACGACTTCCTCCAGGACGCGCTCGACTGGATCGAATACTGCAACGGTCCGGCGACGTCGAAGTGGGGCAAGGTCCGCGCCGCCAACGGCCACCCCGAGCCCTACAATGTGAAATACTGGGAGATCGACAACGAGACGTGGGGCATGGGTATCGACGATTACATCGCGGCGGTCAAGCGGTTCGCCCCTGCAATGCGCAAGGCCGATCCGACGATTGAGCTGGCCGCCTGCGGCAGCGGCAGCTTCGACCTGACCTGGAACCGGCGGATGATCGGAGGCTGCGGCGAGCTGTTCGAGTACCTCAGCATCCACCACTACGAGAACCCCGACCGATTCGCCGATGGGCCGTACAACTACGAGCGCTTCATCCGCCAGACGGGCGAGATCATTGCCGCCAGCGCCAATCCCCGAATGAAGATCTACTGTTCCGAGTGGAACGCCCAGAGCACCGACTGGCGCACGGGCCTGTATGCCGGCGGCATGCTGAACGGCTTCGAGCGGTGCGGCGACGTCTACGAGATCGGCGGGCCCGCCCTGTTCCTGCGCCACGTCTCGGCCACCGGCTGGGACAACGCGTTCATCAACTTCGATCAGTCGTCCTGGTTCGGCGCGCCGAATTACGTTGTGATGCAACTGTGGCGCGACCACTACGCGCCGAGCTGCATCGCGATCACGCCCGAGTCGAAAACACTCAACACCGTCGCGACCAAGTCGCAGGACGGAAAGACACTCTACGTCAAGACCGTCAACGCAGGCGAATCGGCCGTGGCAATGTCGCTGAAGCTGGCGGAGGGCTTCTCCGCCGTCGCCGCAACGATGCAGATGGTCGCCCCCGGCTCGCTGGACGCCCGCAATACGCTGGCCCGCCCGCAAGCCGTCCGCGCCGAACCGGGCGAGGTCCGCATCGAGAGCAACACGATGCGCCTGACACTGCCCGCCCTCTCGGCCGCCGTCGTCACGATCGAACTGTAA
- a CDS encoding sialidase family protein, which translates to MHIRSIAMILAVFAAVGTAATFEAEIVEVKKIWDDAAHNAFTDLVYFGDRFYCAFREGRGHVSADGRIRVLRSTDADTWNSAAMVSFQGYDFRDAHLSITPDNRLMLIGGAAPRKQDNERAPTGSFVSFSADGDTWTEPVIVSEPGRWLWRVTWHEGTAYGVSYTAGGNGDRYLSLLKSADGLAYEPLVERLFDEGSPNETTLRFGPDGTCYALVRRDSFNNAPTSTMLGISEPNYTAWTWHDLGTEFNAFGGPDFLRLPSGRWIAGGRMHQGGAHTALAVLDVESKTMTRLIALPSGGDTSYPGLLWRDETLYVSYYSSHQGKTSIYLAKIRFP; encoded by the coding sequence ATGCACATTCGATCGATCGCCATGATCCTGGCCGTCTTCGCGGCAGTCGGCACCGCTGCAACCTTCGAGGCCGAGATTGTCGAGGTCAAGAAGATCTGGGACGACGCCGCCCACAACGCCTTCACCGATCTGGTGTATTTCGGCGACCGGTTCTACTGCGCGTTTCGCGAAGGGCGCGGCCACGTTTCGGCTGACGGGCGGATTCGCGTACTGCGCTCGACGGACGCTGACACCTGGAACTCCGCGGCAATGGTTTCGTTTCAAGGCTACGACTTCCGCGATGCGCACCTGTCGATCACGCCGGACAACCGCCTCATGTTGATCGGCGGCGCGGCCCCGCGCAAGCAGGACAACGAGCGGGCGCCGACGGGCAGTTTCGTATCGTTCTCGGCAGACGGCGACACCTGGACCGAGCCCGTGATCGTCAGCGAGCCGGGCCGCTGGCTCTGGCGCGTCACATGGCATGAGGGTACGGCGTACGGTGTTTCCTATACCGCCGGCGGCAACGGCGACCGGTATCTGTCCCTGCTCAAGAGCGCCGACGGCCTTGCGTACGAGCCCCTCGTCGAGCGGCTGTTCGACGAGGGCAGCCCCAACGAGACCACGCTGCGATTCGGCCCCGACGGCACGTGCTACGCGCTCGTCCGCCGCGATAGCTTCAACAACGCTCCGACCAGCACGATGCTGGGGATCAGCGAACCCAACTACACCGCGTGGACATGGCACGACCTGGGGACCGAGTTCAACGCCTTCGGTGGCCCCGACTTCCTCCGTCTGCCCTCAGGTCGCTGGATCGCGGGCGGCCGCATGCACCAGGGCGGCGCCCATACGGCCCTTGCAGTCCTCGACGTCGAGAGCAAAACGATGACGCGTCTGATCGCCCTGCCCAGCGGCGGCGACACCAGCTATCCCGGCCTGCTCTGGCGCGACGAGACGCTCTACGTCAGCTACTACTCCAGCCACCAGGGCAAGACCAGCATCTACCTGGCCAAAATCAGATTCCCGTAG
- a CDS encoding exo-beta-N-acetylmuramidase NamZ family protein: MESIRSFGLVVLVWLASACPAAVHTGLDNVGAHRALFAGKRIGIIANHTAYDRQERFIVDVFKGLGDVQIVALFSPEHGLYGVEEAGETIADRRDPKYGLPVYSLYGTTRKPTPQMLEGIDVLVFDIQDIGARFYTYISTMALAMEAAAECGQRFVVLDRPNPIGGVAVEGPILDMALASFVGMHLIPVRHGLTVGELARMIDGQRWLAGGVRVSLTVVPMTGWKRAMWYDQTGLVFRKPSPNMPDVETATIYPGLCLLEGTNVSEGRGTAMPFRQFGAPWIDGPKLAARLNALNLPGLAFHVTAFTPTASKHQGVLCHGVRIEVADRDRLQPFWSGVCIVNEIARMAPDDFAWRASHFDRLCGTTTIREAIARRESLLPLRETWRTDVESFQGIRHRYLLYAD; this comes from the coding sequence ATGGAATCGATTCGCTCGTTCGGTCTGGTCGTTTTGGTTTGGTTGGCGTCGGCCTGCCCGGCGGCGGTACACACGGGACTCGACAATGTCGGAGCCCATCGCGCGCTGTTTGCCGGCAAGCGGATCGGGATCATCGCGAATCACACGGCGTACGACCGCCAGGAGCGATTCATCGTCGACGTGTTCAAGGGCCTCGGCGACGTGCAGATCGTCGCGCTGTTCAGTCCGGAGCATGGGTTGTATGGCGTCGAGGAGGCGGGCGAGACCATCGCCGATCGGCGCGATCCGAAATATGGATTGCCGGTGTACAGCCTGTACGGGACGACGCGCAAGCCCACGCCGCAGATGCTCGAAGGGATCGACGTTCTGGTATTCGACATTCAGGATATCGGAGCGCGGTTTTACACGTATATCTCGACGATGGCCCTGGCGATGGAGGCGGCCGCCGAGTGCGGCCAGCGCTTCGTCGTGCTGGATCGTCCGAACCCCATCGGCGGAGTTGCGGTGGAGGGCCCCATCCTCGATATGGCACTCGCCAGCTTCGTCGGCATGCATCTGATCCCCGTCCGGCACGGCCTGACGGTGGGAGAACTCGCCCGGATGATCGACGGGCAGCGCTGGCTGGCCGGCGGCGTCCGCGTCAGTCTGACGGTCGTTCCGATGACGGGCTGGAAACGCGCGATGTGGTACGACCAGACGGGCCTGGTCTTTCGCAAGCCGTCGCCGAACATGCCGGACGTGGAGACGGCGACGATTTATCCCGGACTCTGTCTGCTGGAAGGCACCAATGTCTCCGAAGGGCGAGGAACCGCGATGCCGTTCCGCCAGTTCGGCGCCCCGTGGATCGACGGCCCGAAGCTCGCCGCTCGATTGAATGCATTGAACCTGCCCGGTCTGGCGTTCCATGTGACAGCGTTTACGCCAACAGCCTCAAAGCACCAGGGGGTCCTCTGTCACGGCGTGCGCATCGAGGTTGCCGACCGGGACCGGCTCCAGCCGTTCTGGTCGGGCGTCTGCATCGTCAACGAGATCGCCCGAATGGCCCCCGATGATTTCGCATGGCGCGCGAGCCACTTCGATCGCCTCTGCGGGACCACCACCATTCGCGAGGCCATCGCACGTCGCGAATCCCTTTTGCCTCTGCGCGAGACGTGGCGCACCGACGTCGAGTCCTTCCAAGGCATCCGCCACCGGTACCTGCTGTACGCAGACTGA
- a CDS encoding SMP-30/gluconolactonase/LRE family protein yields the protein MEKSRFSRRTFLKASGVSLAAMGAGARTVATATETNQSDAIGTGKGIHPGRVVWVHDPQAAKWAGPDQGHPWQDEQTDPAACEAMMSGAIRTLTGQDTDARAWDALFRHHNKVSGKGDIGYRPGEKITVKVNFVGFIRTHGGVNPETYNLDSWQDYMNTSPQLIAALLKQLTREAGVAQSDIAVGDSLAYFANEYHELLHRQFPDVTYLDCKHRPGRAQMALSDAPLYWSCDPQGARQDCLPQAFVEAAYLVNFANLKAHSGSGVTLCAKNHYGSLLRLPPEKGWYDMHPSAFSKGSGEYRNLVDLMGHSQIGGKTVLYLLDGLYSGVHPRDRAPLKWKSAPFNGGWTSSLFASQDPVAIDSVGLDFLQAELKEARAGGADDYLHEAALAHNPPSGTFYDPDHAGNVVRLASLGAHEHWNNSQERKYSRNLGKREGIELVAITTQAAKPRGVTAPGAEVKLLADGFKFTEGPAADTEGNVFFTDQPNDRICRWSVDGKLIDFMKPCGRSNGMFFDADGNLWTCADMDNELWRIDPQGNVTVFVRNFDGKLLNGPNDLWIDPKGGIYFTDPLYKRPYWTRDPAMQQDGQHVYYVTPDRAKVIRVADDLVQPNGIIGTPDGKLLYVADIGDRKTYRYRISPDATLADKTLFCSMGSDGMTIDTEGNIYLTGRGVTVFNPDGEKVEQIDINKGWTANVCFGGPDRRTLFITAMNALFGISMRVKGVY from the coding sequence ATGGAGAAGTCCAGATTCTCACGTCGCACTTTTCTCAAGGCATCGGGGGTATCCCTGGCGGCAATGGGCGCCGGGGCGCGGACCGTCGCAACTGCTACGGAGACAAACCAAAGCGATGCAATCGGCACGGGCAAAGGCATTCACCCCGGCCGTGTCGTCTGGGTCCATGATCCGCAGGCGGCGAAATGGGCCGGCCCGGACCAAGGCCACCCATGGCAGGACGAGCAGACCGATCCGGCGGCCTGCGAGGCCATGATGTCGGGGGCCATTCGCACTCTGACCGGCCAGGACACGGACGCCAGGGCATGGGACGCCCTGTTCCGCCACCACAACAAAGTCAGCGGCAAGGGCGACATCGGCTACCGGCCGGGCGAGAAGATCACGGTCAAGGTGAACTTCGTCGGCTTCATCCGGACCCACGGCGGCGTCAATCCGGAGACCTACAACCTCGATAGCTGGCAGGACTACATGAACACCTCGCCGCAGTTGATCGCTGCCCTGCTCAAGCAGTTGACGCGGGAGGCGGGCGTGGCACAATCCGACATCGCCGTCGGCGACAGTCTGGCCTACTTCGCCAACGAGTATCACGAGCTGCTGCATCGGCAGTTTCCCGATGTGACCTATCTCGACTGCAAGCACAGACCCGGTCGCGCGCAGATGGCCCTGTCCGATGCCCCCCTGTATTGGAGCTGCGATCCGCAGGGCGCCCGGCAGGACTGTCTGCCCCAGGCGTTTGTTGAGGCGGCCTATCTGGTCAACTTCGCCAATCTCAAGGCCCACAGCGGCTCCGGCGTGACGCTCTGCGCGAAGAACCACTATGGTTCGCTGTTGCGACTGCCGCCGGAAAAGGGCTGGTACGACATGCACCCGAGCGCCTTCAGCAAGGGCAGCGGCGAATACCGGAATCTCGTGGACCTGATGGGCCACTCTCAGATCGGCGGCAAGACGGTACTCTATCTGCTCGACGGGCTGTACAGCGGCGTGCATCCCAGGGACCGAGCGCCCCTGAAGTGGAAATCGGCGCCCTTCAACGGGGGCTGGACATCGAGCCTCTTTGCCAGCCAGGACCCGGTGGCCATCGATTCGGTCGGCCTGGACTTCCTCCAGGCCGAGCTGAAGGAGGCCCGCGCAGGCGGGGCCGACGACTACCTGCACGAGGCGGCCCTGGCCCACAACCCGCCCTCGGGCACGTTTTACGACCCGGACCACGCCGGCAACGTCGTGCGTCTGGCCAGCCTCGGCGCCCACGAGCACTGGAACAACTCGCAGGAACGAAAGTACTCCCGTAACTTGGGCAAGAGAGAGGGCATCGAGCTGGTGGCCATTACGACGCAGGCGGCAAAGCCACGCGGAGTGACGGCGCCCGGCGCCGAGGTGAAACTGCTGGCCGATGGGTTCAAGTTCACCGAGGGCCCGGCCGCCGACACCGAGGGCAACGTCTTCTTCACCGACCAGCCCAACGATCGGATCTGCAGGTGGTCGGTGGACGGCAAGCTGATCGACTTCATGAAGCCGTGCGGCCGGTCCAACGGCATGTTCTTCGATGCCGACGGCAACCTCTGGACCTGCGCCGATATGGACAACGAACTGTGGAGGATCGACCCGCAGGGCAACGTCACCGTCTTCGTGCGCAACTTCGACGGCAAGCTGCTCAACGGTCCCAACGATCTGTGGATCGACCCGAAGGGCGGCATCTACTTCACCGACCCGCTTTACAAACGGCCCTACTGGACGCGCGACCCGGCCATGCAGCAGGACGGCCAGCACGTCTATTATGTCACGCCGGACCGCGCGAAGGTCATCCGCGTCGCCGACGATCTCGTCCAGCCCAATGGCATCATCGGCACCCCGGACGGAAAGCTTCTCTATGTCGCCGACATCGGCGACCGCAAGACGTATCGATACCGGATCAGCCCGGATGCAACGCTGGCCGACAAGACGCTCTTCTGCTCGATGGGCTCCGATGGCATGACGATTGACACCGAGGGCAACATCTATCTGACCGGACGCGGCGTCACCGTCTTCAATCCCGACGGCGAGAAGGTCGAGCAGATCGACATCAACAAGGGCTGGACCGCCAACGTCTGCTTCGGCGGACCGGATCGACGGACGCTGTTCATCACCGCCATGAACGCGCTCTTCGGCATCTCGATGCGCGTCAAAGGCGTCTACTGA
- a CDS encoding class I SAM-dependent methyltransferase, translating into MKPAHIQQNRLYGDLAYLWPLVSPVEEYAAEARCWRDVLRDRLGPGRHRVLELGVGGGHHLSHLTADFETTAVDLSEAMMRHSRRLNPGVEHIVGDMRTIRLGRTFQAVLIHDAVSHMQTEADLKATFATAAAHLEPGGVFITSPDHFRETFRDPFVDSTTHSDGETELTFIEFACAPDPADTTVETILFYLIRKGGELRIELDRLTTGLFARQRWLDLMAEAGFEVECCRRELNGADAQPDLLVGTLRGPAT; encoded by the coding sequence ATGAAACCGGCACATATCCAGCAGAATCGCCTCTACGGCGACCTGGCGTATCTCTGGCCGCTGGTCAGCCCTGTCGAGGAGTATGCCGCCGAGGCTCGTTGCTGGCGGGACGTGCTGCGGGACCGGCTGGGCCCGGGCCGGCACCGGGTGCTCGAACTGGGCGTCGGCGGCGGCCATCACCTCTCGCACCTGACTGCCGACTTCGAGACGACTGCCGTGGATCTCTCCGAGGCGATGATGCGTCATTCGCGACGGCTGAATCCGGGCGTCGAGCATATTGTGGGCGACATGCGGACCATTCGCTTGGGCCGGACGTTCCAGGCCGTTCTCATTCACGACGCCGTCAGCCACATGCAGACCGAGGCCGACCTGAAGGCGACTTTCGCGACCGCGGCCGCCCATCTGGAGCCGGGCGGGGTCTTCATCACCAGTCCCGACCATTTCCGGGAGACCTTCCGCGATCCGTTCGTCGATTCGACCACACATTCAGACGGCGAAACGGAACTGACGTTCATCGAATTTGCCTGCGCCCCGGACCCCGCCGACACGACCGTCGAGACGATCCTGTTCTACCTGATCCGCAAGGGGGGCGAACTGCGGATCGAGCTGGACCGGCTCACCACCGGCCTGTTCGCCCGGCAACGGTGGCTGGACCTGATGGCCGAGGCCGGCTTCGAGGTCGAGTGCTGTCGTCGCGAGCTGAACGGCGCCGACGCGCAGCCGGACCTGCTTGTCGGAACGCTGCGCGGCCCGGCCACTTGA
- a CDS encoding S9 family peptidase, with protein MRRRTGDGRKEREALTEITLMKKDGFMTRRLGLLLLCVIVMLGAGGAVSAGPGDDPSLLTVKRIFDSDDFNGESFGPARWLEDGSRYTTLEDSNDIDKGRDIVRYEPRTGQREVLVWAEQLVPKGQSEPLKIDGYTWSDDGTRLLIFTNSQRVWRTNTRGDYWVLTPANGRLRKLGGDAAASSLMFAKFSPNGRKVAYVRQNNLYVQNVGDLEITQLTHDGSETIINGTSDWVYEEEFSLRDGFRWSPNGKWIAYWQFDTSAVPMFHMIDNTSSLYPEITTFAYPKAGQTNSACRVGVVHVEGGSTRWFELSDDPRNHYIPKMEWADNSKEIVVQHLNRLQNRNEVILANVRKGTSRTVMTERDAAWLDVTDCLTWFDEGSRFTWLSERDGWRRLYAISRSGRKATPLTPPACDVVDLACVDKEGGWAYYMASPEDPTQRYLYRVALDGTGSAERITPEDRPGMHSYDISPDAKWAFHTVSSFGGPPVISLVSLPDHQTVRVLADNAKLRQTMAEVKTGPTEFFRVDIGDGVELDAWCIRPPQFDPNGRYPTLFHVYGEPAGQTVLDRWGGKGYLWHQMLAQQGYVVVSVDNRGTPAPRGRQWRKCVYRQIGVLASADQAAAVRRVIETRPYVDPNAIGVWDWSGGGSMSLNAIFRYPDLYRTAMAIAFVSDLRLYDTIYQERYMGLPDDNAEGYRNGSPITFAGQLEGNLLLVHGTADDNVHYQSCEVLVNKLIEHDKRFTMMAYPNRTHGIREGTNTTVHLYSLLTRYLQENLPSSQNGGD; from the coding sequence ATGCGACGTCGAACGGGAGACGGACGCAAGGAACGAGAGGCTTTGACGGAGATCACGCTGATGAAGAAGGATGGTTTCATGACACGACGACTCGGTCTCTTGCTTCTCTGTGTGATCGTCATGCTGGGCGCCGGCGGCGCGGTGTCGGCCGGGCCAGGGGACGATCCTTCGCTTCTCACCGTCAAGCGGATCTTCGATTCGGACGATTTCAACGGCGAATCGTTCGGTCCGGCCCGCTGGCTCGAAGACGGGTCCCGCTACACCACGCTGGAGGACTCCAACGACATCGACAAGGGCAGGGACATCGTCCGATACGAACCCCGGACCGGGCAGCGCGAGGTCCTGGTGTGGGCCGAGCAGCTCGTTCCGAAAGGGCAATCGGAACCGCTGAAGATCGATGGATACACCTGGTCCGACGACGGCACCCGACTGCTGATCTTTACGAATTCGCAACGCGTCTGGCGGACGAATACGCGCGGCGATTACTGGGTGCTGACGCCGGCCAACGGGCGGCTCAGGAAGCTGGGCGGCGACGCAGCGGCGTCGTCGCTGATGTTCGCCAAGTTCTCTCCCAACGGCCGCAAGGTCGCGTATGTGCGTCAGAACAATCTCTACGTCCAGAACGTCGGCGATCTGGAGATCACACAACTGACGCACGACGGCTCGGAGACGATCATCAACGGGACCAGCGATTGGGTCTATGAAGAGGAGTTCAGTCTGCGGGACGGGTTCCGCTGGAGCCCCAACGGCAAGTGGATCGCCTACTGGCAGTTCGACACGTCCGCCGTCCCGATGTTCCACATGATCGACAATACCAGTTCGCTGTATCCCGAGATTACCACGTTCGCCTATCCCAAGGCGGGCCAGACGAACTCCGCATGCCGCGTCGGCGTGGTCCACGTCGAAGGCGGATCGACCCGCTGGTTCGAGCTGTCGGACGATCCGCGCAACCACTACATCCCGAAGATGGAATGGGCCGACAACTCGAAGGAGATCGTCGTCCAGCATCTCAATCGGCTGCAAAACAGAAACGAGGTCATCCTGGCCAACGTGCGCAAGGGCACGAGCCGGACCGTGATGACCGAACGCGACGCTGCCTGGCTCGACGTCACCGATTGCCTGACGTGGTTCGACGAGGGGAGTCGCTTCACGTGGCTGAGCGAGCGGGACGGCTGGCGACGGCTCTATGCGATCTCGCGTTCGGGTCGGAAGGCCACGCCGCTGACGCCGCCGGCATGCGACGTGGTCGATCTGGCGTGTGTTGACAAGGAGGGCGGCTGGGCCTATTACATGGCCTCGCCCGAGGACCCGACGCAGCGGTATCTGTATCGCGTTGCGCTCGACGGGACGGGCTCGGCCGAGCGCATCACGCCGGAGGACCGTCCCGGCATGCACTCCTACGACATCTCGCCCGATGCGAAATGGGCCTTCCACACGGTCTCGTCGTTCGGCGGCCCGCCCGTGATCTCGCTGGTGTCGCTGCCCGACCACCAGACCGTCCGCGTGCTGGCCGACAACGCCAAGCTGCGCCAGACGATGGCCGAGGTGAAGACCGGACCAACGGAGTTCTTTCGCGTCGATATCGGTGATGGCGTCGAACTGGACGCTTGGTGCATCAGGCCGCCGCAGTTCGATCCGAACGGGCGGTATCCTACGCTGTTCCACGTCTACGGCGAGCCGGCGGGCCAGACCGTTCTCGATCGGTGGGGCGGCAAGGGCTATCTCTGGCACCAGATGCTCGCTCAGCAGGGCTACGTCGTCGTCAGCGTCGACAACCGCGGCACGCCCGCGCCCAGGGGACGGCAGTGGCGAAAGTGCGTCTATCGGCAAATCGGCGTCCTCGCTTCAGCCGACCAGGCGGCGGCCGTCCGCAGGGTCATCGAAACGCGGCCCTATGTGGACCCGAACGCGATCGGGGTCTGGGATTGGAGCGGCGGCGGGTCGATGAGTCTCAACGCGATCTTCCGCTATCCCGATCTCTATCGTACGGCGATGGCCATTGCATTCGTCAGTGACTTGCGTCTCTACGACACGATCTACCAGGAACGCTACATGGGCCTGCCGGACGACAACGCCGAAGGTTACAGGAACGGCTCGCCCATCACCTTCGCCGGTCAACTTGAGGGCAACCTGCTGCTCGTGCACGGCACCGCCGACGACAACGTCCACTATCAGAGCTGCGAGGTGCTGGTCAACAAACTGATCGAGCACGACAAGCGGTTCACGATGATGGCCTATCCCAACCGCACGCACGGGATCCGGGAGGGGACCAACACCACGGTCCATCTCTACTCCCTGCTGACGCGATATCTCCAGGAGAACCTGCCTTCGTCGCAGAATGGAGGTGACTGA
- a CDS encoding sugar phosphate isomerase/epimerase family protein, whose translation MTTETITRRSLLCGAIAGPAGGAIAAYGATGDSPQAAHPKRWKTAVGLNGFESVRSYGYRMDIQEALEFVRVCGFDGVELVDWPEPYPQTDEQARAVKRMYDRLGLEIMTLQARGLDGSCGSADAASRSRYLTHLKHQVDLLHGWGCKFIAVWSGGPVGPGSEEYCKWTAETWARLTEYARQHGMYVTTEPEPVMATHTFELLHKLVDWIDSPHFYVTFDPSHSTIMGEGDPMDFLKEFRGRVGHVHFTDTDGTRRGEGGTSKHLTLGDGKLDLQALLAELKDQGYDKWIMLDLWRLPDIYRGAYVGKKRLDAMLDTLFGA comes from the coding sequence GTGACGACAGAGACAATAACGCGCAGGAGCTTGCTGTGCGGCGCGATCGCCGGCCCGGCGGGCGGTGCGATCGCAGCGTACGGAGCAACGGGGGATTCACCACAAGCGGCGCATCCGAAACGATGGAAGACGGCGGTGGGGCTCAACGGGTTCGAGTCGGTGCGCTCCTATGGCTACCGGATGGATATTCAGGAGGCGCTGGAGTTCGTGCGCGTGTGCGGGTTCGACGGCGTCGAGCTGGTGGACTGGCCCGAGCCCTATCCGCAGACGGACGAGCAGGCCCGCGCCGTCAAGCGGATGTACGACCGCCTGGGTCTGGAGATCATGACGCTCCAGGCCCGCGGCCTGGACGGCAGTTGTGGATCGGCCGACGCCGCCAGCCGGAGCCGCTACCTGACGCATCTCAAGCACCAGGTCGATCTGCTGCACGGCTGGGGGTGCAAATTCATCGCTGTCTGGTCGGGCGGACCGGTTGGGCCGGGCAGCGAAGAATACTGTAAGTGGACCGCCGAGACGTGGGCCAGGCTGACCGAATACGCCCGACAGCATGGCATGTATGTCACAACCGAGCCCGAGCCGGTCATGGCTACGCACACGTTCGAACTGCTCCACAAGCTCGTCGACTGGATCGACTCGCCCCACTTCTACGTGACGTTCGACCCGAGCCACAGCACGATTATGGGCGAAGGCGACCCGATGGACTTCCTGAAGGAATTCCGAGGGCGCGTCGGCCACGTCCACTTCACCGACACGGACGGCACCCGCCGAGGCGAAGGCGGAACGTCGAAACACCTGACGCTCGGAGACGGCAAGCTGGATTTGCAGGCACTGTTGGCCGAGTTGAAAGACCAGGGCTACGACAAGTGGATCATGCTGGATCTATGGCGGCTTCCCGACATCTATCGCGGCGCCTACGTGGGCAAGAAGCGGCTCGACGCCATGCTCGATACGCTGTTTGGAGCCTGA